In Moorena sp. SIOASIH, the following proteins share a genomic window:
- a CDS encoding alpha/beta hydrolase, whose protein sequence is MPLKYINVAPTNNQPPTGLIVCLHGFGANFEDLVTLAEALNLPDYQFLFAEAPFDHPAVPGGKMWYDLNGSEYQGLTESRQLLIDWLKSLAKRPRYANEGTTGVPLSRTILSGFSQGGAMTLDVGLTLPIAGLVSMSGYLHSRPQAPTGSSLPPILIVHGRQDEVVPLMAAHNARDTLTGLGIQVKYQEFDMGHQIIPEVVLLFRNFVLEVMGNR, encoded by the coding sequence TTGCCACTGAAATATATTAACGTTGCCCCTACCAACAATCAACCACCAACTGGATTAATTGTCTGCTTACATGGCTTTGGAGCCAACTTCGAAGATTTGGTAACTTTGGCAGAGGCGCTAAACTTACCAGACTATCAGTTTCTATTTGCTGAAGCTCCCTTTGACCATCCTGCTGTACCTGGGGGTAAAATGTGGTATGATTTGAATGGCTCCGAGTATCAAGGCTTAACCGAAAGCAGACAGCTGCTAATTGATTGGCTCAAATCCCTGGCCAAAAGGCCACGCTACGCGAACGAAGGCACCACTGGCGTGCCCCTATCCCGCACCATTCTGAGTGGATTTTCCCAAGGAGGAGCCATGACATTAGATGTAGGACTAACCTTGCCAATAGCAGGCTTAGTATCCATGAGTGGCTATTTACATAGCCGACCCCAAGCTCCTACAGGCTCATCCTTACCACCCATTTTGATAGTTCATGGTAGACAAGACGAGGTTGTACCGTTAATGGCTGCTCACAATGCTAGAGATACTTTAACTGGTTTAGGGATACAGGTCAAGTATCAAGAATTTGACATGGGACATCAAATCATCCCAGAGGTAGTATTGCTCTTTCGTAATTTTGTTCTTGAAGTAATGGGTAATCGGTAA
- the rfbC gene encoding dTDP-4-dehydrorhamnose 3,5-epimerase, translating to MNVIETKIPEVLILEPRVFGDDRGFFFESYNKRVLADKAGITAEFVQDNYSRSAQGVLRGLHYQIQQPQGKLVRVLLGTIFDVAVDIRKSSPTFGQWVSCLLSAENKQQIWIPAGFAHGFLVVSEFAEVLYKTTDFYAPDHERTIVWNDPDLAIHWPLTDSPSLSAKDQAGKSFKTAEVFA from the coding sequence ATGAATGTTATTGAAACCAAAATACCGGAAGTCTTAATTCTTGAACCCCGCGTCTTTGGTGATGACCGTGGTTTTTTCTTTGAAAGCTACAATAAACGAGTTCTAGCAGATAAAGCTGGGATCACCGCTGAGTTTGTCCAGGATAACTATTCCCGTTCAGCCCAAGGAGTGCTTCGAGGCTTACACTACCAGATTCAGCAGCCCCAAGGTAAACTGGTGCGGGTTTTACTCGGCACGATATTTGATGTGGCAGTGGATATCAGAAAAAGCTCTCCGACCTTTGGACAGTGGGTTAGTTGTTTGCTGAGTGCAGAAAATAAACAACAAATCTGGATTCCGGCTGGATTCGCTCACGGATTCCTGGTGGTCTCTGAATTCGCTGAAGTTTTATATAAGACTACCGACTTCTACGCTCCTGATCACGAGCGGACTATTGTGTGGAATGACCCTGACCTAGCCATTCATTGGCCTCTGACCGACTCTCCCAGTCTGTCGGCTAAAGATCAAGCGGGTAAGTCTTTCAAAACAGCCGAGGTTTTTGCGTAA